The following proteins are encoded in a genomic region of Pyrus communis chromosome 11, drPyrComm1.1, whole genome shotgun sequence:
- the LOC137709152 gene encoding uncharacterized protein, producing MALYHLLSWTADLILLQILGEVAWNLGETIKKENSASSQDRANAMIFIRRRLDKELKSEYLMVEDPLAIWKALRNRYNHQKTVILPRARYEWTHLRIQDFKSVAEYNFAMFRISSQMKLSEQNNELLMKNHQSRPTGSAPFPEVNAASLEVNAISSGGNNHKRGRGHMRGRWNEKNKNHGVQFHNQVPRHNSGPSFKNVNRHKGKAYMNNASRNSEGGCHRCGNNGHWARTCRTLKHLVDLYQASIKKKGVETNFLDQAKPIDIPDPMCDLSG from the exons atggcGCTGTATCATCTcctatcttggactgcagatctaattttactgcaaattttaggtgAAGTG GCATGGAATCTTGGagaaacaataaaaaaggaGAACAGTGCATCTTCGCAAGATCGGGCAAATGCCATGATCTTTATCCGTCGTCGTCTTGATAAAGAACTAAAGAGCGAGTACCTAATggttgaagatccgttagctATCTGGAAGGCattgagaaacagatacaatcaccagaaaacagtgattcttccaagagctcgttatgagtggactcacctaaggatccaggatttcaagtcaGTGGCTGAGTACAATTTTGCGATGTTCAGAATTAGCTCCCAGATGAAACTCT ctgaacaaaacaatgagctcctgatgaaaaatcatcagtcccgacctactggatctgcaccattcccagaagtgaatgctgcttccctTGAAGTGAACGCCATATCCTCTGGTGGcaataatcataaacgaggacgtGGCCACATGCGAGGACGGTGGAACGAGAAAAACAAGAATCATGGTGTccagtttcacaaccaggttccaaggcataattcaggcccgagcttcaaaaatgtaaatcgccacaaaggcaaagcctATATGAATAATGCTTCCAGAAACTCTGAAGGAGGCTGTCATAGGTGTGGTAACAATGGGCACTGGGCACGTACTTGTCGTACCCTAAAACATCTGGTGGATTTATATCAAGCCTCCATCAAGAAGAAGGGTGTTgagaccaattttctcgaccaAGCTAAACCAATAGATATACCTGATCCAATGTGTGACTTATCAGGGTAG
- the LOC137749267 gene encoding mitochondrial pyruvate carrier 4-like, producing MANPKLQALWNHPAGPKTIHFWAPTFKWGLTIANILDSAKPPEKLSYPQQSALASTGLIWARYSAVITPKNWNLLSVSFAMSVTAMYQLSRKIQHDLSTKNQEVAAEEE from the exons ATGGCAAATCCCAAGCTGCAAGCACTTTGGAACCACCCAGCTGGCCCTAAAACTA TCCATTTCTGGGCCCCAACATTTAAATGGGGTCTAACCATTGCAAATATTCTCGACTCAGCAAAACCACCAGAGAAACTATCCTATCCTCAGCAATCAG CCCTTGCATCCACCGGACTTATATGGGCAAGATACAGCGCAGTAATTACACCA AAGAACTGGAATCTTTTGAGTGTAAGTTTCGCGATGTCTGTAACCGCTATGTATCAACTTTCGCGTAAAATTCA GCATGACTTATCTACCAAAAACCAAGAAGTTGCTGCAGAAGAGGAATGA
- the LOC137749398 gene encoding uncharacterized protein yields the protein MNKLYNKKGKVHPSPSPPSVADPLTLLPATILALAVSLSPEDQEVLAYLISCTKNSGGCATNQRGPTTTKSNRAPATGPSQVISITCIESHNSNADNTDGGHKAHQKHNRVGVEAGGPQYHHPPTFQCDCFRCYMSFWARWDASPNRQLIHEILEAYEERLVEKKRSRNSKVKKERRKANKGSGDHLGSGELGHGDKKEVEEVPQVVDAGVVAGEVMSGGESGDDEGCEVGVDRGTMRRLVSSIGDKIWGLWN from the coding sequence ATGAATAAGCTCTATAACAAGAAAGGCAAAGTTCACCCGTCACCGTCGCCGCCCTCCGTAGCCGACCCTCTGACCCTTCTTCCGGCAACCATCCTCGCCTTGGCCGTATCCCTCTCCCCCGAAGACCAAGAGGTCTTGGCCTACCTCATCTCCTGCACCAAAAACTCAGGCGGTTGCGCAACGAACCAGCGTGGGCCTACTACTACTAAGTCCAATCGTGCACCGGCCACAGGGCCGTCGCAGGTAATATCCATAACTTGTATCGAGTCACACAACTCCAACGCGGACAACACCGATGGCGGCCACAAGGCACACCAGAAGCACAACAGGGTTGGCGTCGAAGCTGGTGGGCCGCAGTACCACCACCCTCCTACGTTCCAGTGCGACTGCTTCAGGTGCTACATGAGTTTTTGGGCACGGTGGGACGCTTCGCCGAACCGCCAGCTGATCCATGAAATCCTTGAGGCTTATGAGGAGAGGTTGGTGGAGAAGAAGAGGAGCAGAAACTCAAAggtgaagaaagagagaaggaagGCTAACAAGGGCAGTGGTGATCATTTGGGATCTGGGGAATTAGGGCATGGGGACAAGAAGGAGGTGGAGGAGGTTCCACAAGTGGTGGACGCTGGTGTTGTTGCTGGTGAAGTGATGAGTGGTGGTGAGTCTGGTGATGATGAAGGTTGTGAGGTTGGAGTGGATAGGGGGACCATGAGGAGGCTGGTGAGTTCCATTGGGGACAAGATTTGGGGTCTTtggaattag
- the LOC137749396 gene encoding centromere/kinetochore protein zw10 homolog isoform X1: MGALFDSINVRELLSAQDLSDPTTPLSAPDLRLLIQRLDSHSLQIKSKIQSYLLSHHQEFANLFSVCNDAVSRSNQISDDVVQLLSSISDRPIEAEIGQIMKQMSATTKEAREKKALLELVRAILEISERLKGASEGLRNGRLRFAAQELRELKNTLRVSDDDRVDEGEPVVYRLLRKEWSECFEEIQEVLVRFIRNAVRFERESNRICVKYVLSIDGNDGFELRTVLEALDVVGILDYGLGKVADLMIKHVISPALNFGAPVSFVAEVNRDSQVLTEAILNIVPSNDPKIEKMDGETIYSGIIQVIKFICNYICLQDESWIRCIGRLTWPRISELIISKFLSKVVPEDASKLADFLKIISCTSKFETALSEMKFISASDNRDNQLSKFAENVEVYFASRKKSEILAKARNLLLQCDFSALQEYPRNNKNDLDAAKSPELVNLLFLSGKCVVSKAAIELMNLVHQTLTDVCVSSPRVALEFYRAARDALLLYEVVVPVKLERYLDGINQVAVLMQNDCLYLSQEILGLAFEYRSDFPSSLKEHAMFVDMAPRFHLMAEEILQRQIQHVIRSLREALDGADGFQNTHERQQFQSASWSIDQVVLIVDKVRLIWEPILLPSTYKRSMCMILESVFSKVTKDILLLDDMAAEETLQLQSLIHLMLESLISLLESLAALQVEKSQEGITCTLDDHIPSLCKIRKLAELLDMPLKYVTTAWESGELRSCGFTSSEVEDFIKAIFADSPLRKECLARIKGECQRRRENERT; this comes from the exons ATGGGCGCCCTGTTCGACTCAATCAACGTCCGAGAGCTCCTGTCGGCGCAGGACCTCAGCGACCCCACGACCCCTCTGTCTGCGCCGGATCTCCGCCTCCTCATCCAGCGCCTCGACTCCCACTCGCTCCAAATcaagtccaaaatccaatctTACCTCCTCTCTCACCACCAGGAGTTCGCCAACCTTTTCTCCGTCTGCAACGACGCCGTTTCGCGCTCCAACCAAATTTCCGACGACGTCGTCCAGCTTCTGAGTTCAATTTCCGACCGCCCCATCGAGGCGGAGATTGGGCAGATTATGAAGCAGATGAGCGCCACGACGAAAGAGGCGAGGGAGAAGAAGGCGCTGTTGGAGTTGGTGAGGGCAATTCTGGAAATAAGTGAAAGGTTGAAGGGCGCCAGTGAGGGGTTGAGGAATGGACGGCTGAGGTTCGCCGCCCAGGAACTGAGGGAGCTGAAGAATACTCTTAGGGTTTCGGATGATGATCGGGTTGATGAGGGAGAGCCTGTGGTGTACAGATTGCTGAGGAAGGAGTGGTCAGAGTGCTTTGAGGAG ATTCAAGAAGTGCTTGTGAGGTTCATCAGAAATGCGGTCCGGTTTGAGCGGGAATCGAATAGAATCTGTGTCAAGTATGTACTTAGCATTGATGGAAACGATGGGTTTGAGCTCCGCACCGTTTTGGAAGCTTTGGAT GTAGTCGGCATTTTGGATTATGGTCTTGGTAAAGTTGCCGACTTGATGATCAAGCATGTCATCTCCCCAGCTCTAAATTTTGGAGCTCCTGTGTCCTTTGTAGCTGAAGTAAATCGAGACTCACAAGTTCTGACTGAGGCTATACTGAACATTGTACCATCAAATGATCCTAAG ATTGaaaaaatggatggtgagaCTATCTACTCAGGGATTATTCAGGTTATCAAGTTTATTTGCAACTACATCTGCCTTCAAGATGAGTCTTGGATTCGATGCATTGGGAGATTGACATGGCCAAGGATTTCAGAGTTAattatttctaaatttctttCTAAG GTTGTTCCTGAAGATGCTTCAAAACTTGCTGACTTTCTTAAGATCATTAGTTGTACTTCCAAATTTGAGACTGCTTTAAGTGAAATGAAGTTTATTTCAGCATCTGATAACAGAGATAACCAGTTGAGCAAGTTTGCTGAAAATGTCGAGGTTTACTTTGCATCCAGGAAGAAGTCAGAGATCTTGGCAAAAGCCAGAAATCTGCTTCTACAATGTGATTTTTCTGCTCTTCAA GAGTATCCAAGAAATAACAAGAATGATCTGGATGCTGCCAAATCTCCAGAGCTTGTTAACTTGCTATTCCTGTCAGGGAAGTGTGTGGTGTCCAAAGCAGCGATTGAACTAATGAATCTAGTGCACCAGACACTTACG GATGTTTGTGTGTCATCCCCCAGAGTTGCTTTGGAGTTCTATCGGGCTGCTAGGGATGCTCTACTTCTCTATGAAGTCGTGGTTCCTGTCAAG CTAGAAAGGTATCTTGATGGAATCAACCAGGTTGCTGTTCTTATGCAAAATGATTGCCTTTATCTATCTCAGGAGATACTGGGGCTTGCTTTCGAG TATCGCTCAGACTTTCCAAGTTCCCTCAAAGAACATGCTATGTTTGTTGATATGGCTCCAAGATTCCATCTTATGGCGGAGGAAATACTGCAGAGACAAATTCAACATGTTATTCGTAGTTTGAGAGAG GCTCTAGATGGCGCTGATGGATTTCAGAATACCCATGAAAGGCAGCAATTTCAATCTGCAAGTTGGAGTATAGATCAG GTTGTTTTGATTGTGGACAAAGTACGTTTGATATGGGAGCCGATCCTGTTGCCTTCAACTTACAAGAGAAGCATGTGTATGATTCTTGAATCGGTTTTTTCCAAGGTCACAAAAGACATACTCCTTTTAGATGATATGGCAGCAGAAGAAACATTACAG CTTCAAAGTCTGATTCATTTGATGCTGGAGAGCCTAATTTCTTTGCTGGAGTCCCTGGCTGCTCTCCAAGTAGAGAAGTCCCAAGAGGGCATCACTTGCACCCTTGACGATCACATACCTTCGTTATGTAAAATTCGTAAATTGGCAG AATTATTAGATATGCCCTTAAAATATGTCACAACGGCTTGGGAAAGTGGAGAATTGCGCAGTTGTGGTTTTACGTCGTCAGAG GTAGAAGATTTTATCAAGGCCATATTTGCAGATTCACCTTTGAGAAAAGAATGCTTAGCGAGGATCAAAGGCGAATG tcaGAGAAGACGGGAAAACGAGCGTACGTAG
- the LOC137749396 gene encoding centromere/kinetochore protein zw10 homolog isoform X2: MGALFDSINVRELLSAQDLSDPTTPLSAPDLRLLIQRLDSHSLQIKSKIQSYLLSHHQEFANLFSVCNDAVSRSNQISDDVVQLLSSISDRPIEAEIGQIMKQMSATTKEAREKKALLELVRAILEISERLKGASEGLRNGRLRFAAQELRELKNTLRVSDDDRVDEGEPVVYRLLRKEWSECFEEIQEVLVRFIRNAVRFERESNRICVKYVLSIDGNDGFELRTVLEALDVVGILDYGLGKVADLMIKHVISPALNFGAPVSFVAEVNRDSQVLTEAILNIVPSNDPKIEKMDGETIYSGIIQVIKFICNYICLQDESWIRCIGRLTWPRISELIISKFLSKVVPEDASKLADFLKIISCTSKFETALSEMKFISASDNRDNQLSKFAENVEVYFASRKKSEILAKARNLLLQCDFSALQDVCVSSPRVALEFYRAARDALLLYEVVVPVKLERYLDGINQVAVLMQNDCLYLSQEILGLAFEYRSDFPSSLKEHAMFVDMAPRFHLMAEEILQRQIQHVIRSLREALDGADGFQNTHERQQFQSASWSIDQVVLIVDKVRLIWEPILLPSTYKRSMCMILESVFSKVTKDILLLDDMAAEETLQLQSLIHLMLESLISLLESLAALQVEKSQEGITCTLDDHIPSLCKIRKLAELLDMPLKYVTTAWESGELRSCGFTSSEVEDFIKAIFADSPLRKECLARIKGECQRRRENERT, encoded by the exons ATGGGCGCCCTGTTCGACTCAATCAACGTCCGAGAGCTCCTGTCGGCGCAGGACCTCAGCGACCCCACGACCCCTCTGTCTGCGCCGGATCTCCGCCTCCTCATCCAGCGCCTCGACTCCCACTCGCTCCAAATcaagtccaaaatccaatctTACCTCCTCTCTCACCACCAGGAGTTCGCCAACCTTTTCTCCGTCTGCAACGACGCCGTTTCGCGCTCCAACCAAATTTCCGACGACGTCGTCCAGCTTCTGAGTTCAATTTCCGACCGCCCCATCGAGGCGGAGATTGGGCAGATTATGAAGCAGATGAGCGCCACGACGAAAGAGGCGAGGGAGAAGAAGGCGCTGTTGGAGTTGGTGAGGGCAATTCTGGAAATAAGTGAAAGGTTGAAGGGCGCCAGTGAGGGGTTGAGGAATGGACGGCTGAGGTTCGCCGCCCAGGAACTGAGGGAGCTGAAGAATACTCTTAGGGTTTCGGATGATGATCGGGTTGATGAGGGAGAGCCTGTGGTGTACAGATTGCTGAGGAAGGAGTGGTCAGAGTGCTTTGAGGAG ATTCAAGAAGTGCTTGTGAGGTTCATCAGAAATGCGGTCCGGTTTGAGCGGGAATCGAATAGAATCTGTGTCAAGTATGTACTTAGCATTGATGGAAACGATGGGTTTGAGCTCCGCACCGTTTTGGAAGCTTTGGAT GTAGTCGGCATTTTGGATTATGGTCTTGGTAAAGTTGCCGACTTGATGATCAAGCATGTCATCTCCCCAGCTCTAAATTTTGGAGCTCCTGTGTCCTTTGTAGCTGAAGTAAATCGAGACTCACAAGTTCTGACTGAGGCTATACTGAACATTGTACCATCAAATGATCCTAAG ATTGaaaaaatggatggtgagaCTATCTACTCAGGGATTATTCAGGTTATCAAGTTTATTTGCAACTACATCTGCCTTCAAGATGAGTCTTGGATTCGATGCATTGGGAGATTGACATGGCCAAGGATTTCAGAGTTAattatttctaaatttctttCTAAG GTTGTTCCTGAAGATGCTTCAAAACTTGCTGACTTTCTTAAGATCATTAGTTGTACTTCCAAATTTGAGACTGCTTTAAGTGAAATGAAGTTTATTTCAGCATCTGATAACAGAGATAACCAGTTGAGCAAGTTTGCTGAAAATGTCGAGGTTTACTTTGCATCCAGGAAGAAGTCAGAGATCTTGGCAAAAGCCAGAAATCTGCTTCTACAATGTGATTTTTCTGCTCTTCAA GATGTTTGTGTGTCATCCCCCAGAGTTGCTTTGGAGTTCTATCGGGCTGCTAGGGATGCTCTACTTCTCTATGAAGTCGTGGTTCCTGTCAAG CTAGAAAGGTATCTTGATGGAATCAACCAGGTTGCTGTTCTTATGCAAAATGATTGCCTTTATCTATCTCAGGAGATACTGGGGCTTGCTTTCGAG TATCGCTCAGACTTTCCAAGTTCCCTCAAAGAACATGCTATGTTTGTTGATATGGCTCCAAGATTCCATCTTATGGCGGAGGAAATACTGCAGAGACAAATTCAACATGTTATTCGTAGTTTGAGAGAG GCTCTAGATGGCGCTGATGGATTTCAGAATACCCATGAAAGGCAGCAATTTCAATCTGCAAGTTGGAGTATAGATCAG GTTGTTTTGATTGTGGACAAAGTACGTTTGATATGGGAGCCGATCCTGTTGCCTTCAACTTACAAGAGAAGCATGTGTATGATTCTTGAATCGGTTTTTTCCAAGGTCACAAAAGACATACTCCTTTTAGATGATATGGCAGCAGAAGAAACATTACAG CTTCAAAGTCTGATTCATTTGATGCTGGAGAGCCTAATTTCTTTGCTGGAGTCCCTGGCTGCTCTCCAAGTAGAGAAGTCCCAAGAGGGCATCACTTGCACCCTTGACGATCACATACCTTCGTTATGTAAAATTCGTAAATTGGCAG AATTATTAGATATGCCCTTAAAATATGTCACAACGGCTTGGGAAAGTGGAGAATTGCGCAGTTGTGGTTTTACGTCGTCAGAG GTAGAAGATTTTATCAAGGCCATATTTGCAGATTCACCTTTGAGAAAAGAATGCTTAGCGAGGATCAAAGGCGAATG tcaGAGAAGACGGGAAAACGAGCGTACGTAG
- the LOC137749397 gene encoding protein disulfide isomerase-like 2-3: protein MRENQFRAVPIIFLFFFVVSVCDALYGPSSPVLQLTPSNFKSKVLDSNRVVLVEFFAPWCGHCQALTPIWEKAATVLKGVAAVAALDADAHKSLAQEYGIRGFPTIKVFVPGKPPVDYQGARDVKPIAEFALQQIKALLKDRLSGKTTGGSSEKSEPSASVELNSQNFYELVLKSKDLWIVEFFAPWCGHCKKLAPEWKKAAKNLQGKVKLGHVDCDAEKSLMSKFNVQGFPTILVFGADKDSPLPYEGARSASAIESFALEQLETNVAPPEVTELSGPDVMEEKCGSAAICFVAFLPDILDSKAEGRNKYIQQLLSVAEKFKRSPYSFVWAAAGKQPDLENRVGVGGYGYPALVALNAKKGAYAPLKSAFEVDQITEFVKEAGRGGKGNLPLEGTPNIVKIEPWDGKDGEIIEEDEFSLDELMGEDTTNKEEL, encoded by the exons atgagagagaatcAATTTCGAGCAGTCCCTATcatcttcttgtttttcttcgTCGTCAGTGTCTGCGATGCACTATACGGACCATCATCGCCAGTTCTTCAGCTAACTCCTTCCAACTTCAAGTCCAAG GTTCTGGACTCAAACAGAGTTGTTCTGGTTGAATTCTTTGCACCGTGGTGCGGACATTGTCAGGCTCTTACACCGATATGGGAGAAAGCGGCTACTGTCTTAAAGGGTGTGGCCGCCGTGGCAGCTCTTGATGCTGATGCACACAAGTCCCTCGCTCAG GAATATGGGATTAGAGGATTTCCAACAATAAAGGTGTTTGTCCCTGGAAAGCCTCCAGTTGACTATCAGGGAGCAAGGGATGTGAAACCCATTGCAGAATTTGCACTCCAACAG ATAAAGGCGCTGTTGAAAGACCGCTTAAGTGGAAAAACAACAGGAGGATCAAGCGAAAAATCTGAACCTAGTGCTTCGGTAGAATTAAATTCCCAGAATTTTTATGAACTTGTGCTTAAAAGTAAAGATCTCTGGATTGTGGAGTTCTTTGCACCTTG GTGTGGGCACTGCAAAAAATTGGCACCTGAGTGGAAGAAGGCCGCTAAAAACTTGCAGGGGAAGGTGAAGTTGGGACACGTTGACTGTGATGCAGAGAAG TCTCTGATGAGCAAGTTCAACGTTCAAGGATTTCCGACCATTTTGGTATTTGGAGCTGACAAAGACAGCCCACTCCCCTATGAGGGTGCAAGGAGTGCTTCAGCCATTGAATCGTTTGCTCTCGAACAATTGGAAACAAACGTTGCACCTCCTGAAGTGACCGAGCTAAGTGGCCCT GATGTCATGGAAGAGAAATGTGGTTCAGCTGCCATCTGTTTTGTGGCTTTCCTACCTGATATCTTGGATTCCAAGGCAGAAGGGAGGAACAAGTACATTCAGCAGTTATTATCCGTTGCGGAGAAGTTTAAAAGAAGTCCATACAG TTTTGTGTGGGCAGCAGCCGGTAAGCAGCCAGACCTTGAGAACCGAGTGGGTGTCGGTGGTTATGGATATCCTGCATTGGTGGCCTTAAACGCAAAAAAGGGAGCTTATGCACCACTTAAGAGTGCATTCGAGGTTGATCAGATCAC AGAATTTGTGAAGGAAGCCGGGCGTGGAGGAAAGGGAAACTTGCCTCTGGAGGGAACTCCGAACATTGTGAAGATCGAACCCTGGGATGGTAAAGACGGAGAGATCATTGAAGAGGACGAGTTCTCCCTTGACGAACTAATGGGAGAGGATACCACTAACAAGGAAGAGTTGTAA